A stretch of Miscanthus floridulus cultivar M001 chromosome 13, ASM1932011v1, whole genome shotgun sequence DNA encodes these proteins:
- the LOC136501146 gene encoding pentatricopeptide repeat-containing protein At5g50390, chloroplastic-like isoform X2, whose translation MDLQLAPPPLANLRLLANLRLLANRPKAASACTSTSTATAGPSTSCSSSTEQPLKPRPRLPRQSPAPRPRPSPALCAAIEQHAAAGRHAEALDLFRLARAGAPFTPLPARTYHALLLAAAALREPSAAAAVAWHVESSGFELDLYTHNHVLRTYLECGMLAEARRAFDGMPDRNGVTWGIMMRGLVDRGRPRSALALFREMRAEEAGGDAPTPPRSLVVALRAATSSGSARAGRQLHCCVVKAGACSDDVADWYLACALLDMYSKCGLIDEARRVFDGLPRPHRTSVMAWNSMLAAYVLHGRSEEALELYQEMCRSRVAMDQFTFSTMLGVFSRLGLLEHAKQAHAGLIQRGLPLDIVGNTALVDLYCKWGRMEDARNVFERMPRRNLISWNALIAGYGYHGMGDKAIEMFERLIADGVAPNHVTFLAVLNACRFSGLVDKGKRIFQLMTENLRIKPRAMHYACVIELFGREGLLDEAYSMIRRAPFTPTANMWGALLTASRIHKNMHLAKLAAEQLLAMEPEKINSYVVLLNLYVSSGRQDDACKVVETLKRKGLYIRNACSWITVKKTDHRFFFKDTLHPQSAEIYRRLDTLMKDVRETGCVAEENELLPDIHPEEQKISRAYHSERLAIAFGLISTSPHTPLRITQSHCLCSDCHKLMTPDVSSHSLEITLINEDKADWSTMMLQCLCYMQA comes from the exons CCGCGCCGAGGCCCAGGCCCAGCCCCGCCCTCTGCGCCGCCATCGAGCAGCACGCGGCGGCGGGCCGCCACGCGGAGGCGCTCGACCTGTTCCGCCTCGCCCGCGCGGGGGCTCCCTTCACGCCGCTCCCGGCGCGCACCTACCACGCGCtgctgctcgccgccgccgcgctgcggGAGCCCagcgcggccgcggcggtggcctGGCACGTCGAGAGCTCGGGGTTCGAGCTCGACCTGTACACGCACAACCACGTCCTGCGGACGTACCTCGAGTGCGGGATGCTCGCCGAGGCGCGCCGGGCGTTCGACGGGATGCCCGACCGGAACGGCGTCACGTGGGGGATCATGATGCGCGGCCTCGTCGACCGCGGCCGCCCCCGCTCCGCGCTGGCGCTGTTCCGGGAGATGCGGGCGGAGGAGGCCGGCGGGGACGCGCCGACGCCGCCGAGGTCCCTCGTTGTGGCTCTCCGCGCGGCTACATCCTCGGGGTCCGCGCGGGCCGGGCGGCAGCTGCACTGCTGCGTTGTTAAGGCGGGGGCGTGCAGTGACGACGTCGCTGACTGGTACCTGGCGTGCGCACTGCTCGACATGTACAGCAAGTGCGGCTTGATTGATGAGGCGAGGCGGGTGTTTGACGGACTGCCACGGCCTCATCGGACCAGCGTCATGGCGTGGAACTCCATGTTGGCGGCGTATGTGCTCCATGGCCGCAGCGAGGAGGCACTGGAGCTGTACCAAGAAATGTGCAGGAGTCGTGTCGCCATGGACCAGTTCACGTTCTCGACCATGCTAGGGGTGTTCTCTAGGTTGGGGCTGCTGGAGCATGCGAAGCAGGCGCACGCTGGCTTGATCCAGAGAGGACTGCCACTGGACATTGTTGGGAACACGGCACTTGTGGACTTGTATTGCAAATGGGGAAGGATGGAGGACGCGAGGAATGTCTTTGAGAGGATGCCTAGGAGGAACTTGATCTCATGGAACGCTCTGATAGCTGGATACGGCTACCATGGCATGGGAGATAAGGCGATCGAGATGTTCGAGAGGCTGATAGCTGATGGTGTTGCTCCAAACCATGTGACGTTTCTGGCAGTGCTGAATGCGTGTAGGTTTTCAGGCCTTGTTGACAAAGGGAAGAGGATTTTCCAGTTGATGACTGAAAATCTGAGGATCAAACCACGGGCTATGCATTATGCATGTGTTATTGAGCTTTTTGGTAGAGAGGGCCTACTTGATGAAGCCTATTCAATGATAAGAAGAGCACCGTTCACCCCAACTGCAAACATGTGGGGGGCCTTGCTTACTGCTAGCAGGATCCATAAGAACATGCATCTTGCGAAATTAGCTGCCGAGCAGCTATTGGCAATGGAACCTGAGAAAATAAACAGCTATGTTGTGCTCCTTAACTTGTATGTTAGCTCTGGTAGACAGGACGACGCCTGCAAGGTAGTTGAAACATTGAAGAGGAAAGGTTTATATATTCGTAACGCTTGTAGCTGGATCACAGTCAAGAAAACGGATCACAGGTTTTTCTTTAAAGATACTTTGCATCCACAAAGTGCTGAAATATACAGGAGGCTAGATACATTAATGAAGGATGTACGAGAAACTGGCTGTGTTGCTGAGGAGAATGAGTTGCTCCCTGATATTCATCCCGAAGAGCAGAAGATATCGAGAGCTTACCACAGTGAAAGACTGGCAATTGCTTTTGGCCTTATCAGCACATCTCCACATACTCCTTTGAGAATTACTCAAAGCCATTGTTTGTGTAGTGACTGCCACAAG CTAATGACTCCAGATGTTTCAAGCCATTCTCTGGAAATTACTTTGATTAATGAGGATAAAGCAGATTGGTCGACCATGATGCTTCAGTGTCTGTGCTACATGCAGGCTTG A
- the LOC136501146 gene encoding pentatricopeptide repeat-containing protein At5g50390, chloroplastic-like isoform X1, giving the protein MDLQLAPPPLANLRLLANLRLLANRPKAASACTSTSTATAGPSTSCSSSTEQPLKPRPRLPRQSPAPRPRPSPALCAAIEQHAAAGRHAEALDLFRLARAGAPFTPLPARTYHALLLAAAALREPSAAAAVAWHVESSGFELDLYTHNHVLRTYLECGMLAEARRAFDGMPDRNGVTWGIMMRGLVDRGRPRSALALFREMRAEEAGGDAPTPPRSLVVALRAATSSGSARAGRQLHCCVVKAGACSDDVADWYLACALLDMYSKCGLIDEARRVFDGLPRPHRTSVMAWNSMLAAYVLHGRSEEALELYQEMCRSRVAMDQFTFSTMLGVFSRLGLLEHAKQAHAGLIQRGLPLDIVGNTALVDLYCKWGRMEDARNVFERMPRRNLISWNALIAGYGYHGMGDKAIEMFERLIADGVAPNHVTFLAVLNACRFSGLVDKGKRIFQLMTENLRIKPRAMHYACVIELFGREGLLDEAYSMIRRAPFTPTANMWGALLTASRIHKNMHLAKLAAEQLLAMEPEKINSYVVLLNLYVSSGRQDDACKVVETLKRKGLYIRNACSWITVKKTDHRFFFKDTLHPQSAEIYRRLDTLMKDVRETGCVAEENELLPDIHPEEQKISRAYHSERLAIAFGLISTSPHTPLRITQSHCLCSDCHKLMTPDVSSHSLEITLINEDKADWSTMMLQCLCYMQAWSQLITPL; this is encoded by the exons CCGCGCCGAGGCCCAGGCCCAGCCCCGCCCTCTGCGCCGCCATCGAGCAGCACGCGGCGGCGGGCCGCCACGCGGAGGCGCTCGACCTGTTCCGCCTCGCCCGCGCGGGGGCTCCCTTCACGCCGCTCCCGGCGCGCACCTACCACGCGCtgctgctcgccgccgccgcgctgcggGAGCCCagcgcggccgcggcggtggcctGGCACGTCGAGAGCTCGGGGTTCGAGCTCGACCTGTACACGCACAACCACGTCCTGCGGACGTACCTCGAGTGCGGGATGCTCGCCGAGGCGCGCCGGGCGTTCGACGGGATGCCCGACCGGAACGGCGTCACGTGGGGGATCATGATGCGCGGCCTCGTCGACCGCGGCCGCCCCCGCTCCGCGCTGGCGCTGTTCCGGGAGATGCGGGCGGAGGAGGCCGGCGGGGACGCGCCGACGCCGCCGAGGTCCCTCGTTGTGGCTCTCCGCGCGGCTACATCCTCGGGGTCCGCGCGGGCCGGGCGGCAGCTGCACTGCTGCGTTGTTAAGGCGGGGGCGTGCAGTGACGACGTCGCTGACTGGTACCTGGCGTGCGCACTGCTCGACATGTACAGCAAGTGCGGCTTGATTGATGAGGCGAGGCGGGTGTTTGACGGACTGCCACGGCCTCATCGGACCAGCGTCATGGCGTGGAACTCCATGTTGGCGGCGTATGTGCTCCATGGCCGCAGCGAGGAGGCACTGGAGCTGTACCAAGAAATGTGCAGGAGTCGTGTCGCCATGGACCAGTTCACGTTCTCGACCATGCTAGGGGTGTTCTCTAGGTTGGGGCTGCTGGAGCATGCGAAGCAGGCGCACGCTGGCTTGATCCAGAGAGGACTGCCACTGGACATTGTTGGGAACACGGCACTTGTGGACTTGTATTGCAAATGGGGAAGGATGGAGGACGCGAGGAATGTCTTTGAGAGGATGCCTAGGAGGAACTTGATCTCATGGAACGCTCTGATAGCTGGATACGGCTACCATGGCATGGGAGATAAGGCGATCGAGATGTTCGAGAGGCTGATAGCTGATGGTGTTGCTCCAAACCATGTGACGTTTCTGGCAGTGCTGAATGCGTGTAGGTTTTCAGGCCTTGTTGACAAAGGGAAGAGGATTTTCCAGTTGATGACTGAAAATCTGAGGATCAAACCACGGGCTATGCATTATGCATGTGTTATTGAGCTTTTTGGTAGAGAGGGCCTACTTGATGAAGCCTATTCAATGATAAGAAGAGCACCGTTCACCCCAACTGCAAACATGTGGGGGGCCTTGCTTACTGCTAGCAGGATCCATAAGAACATGCATCTTGCGAAATTAGCTGCCGAGCAGCTATTGGCAATGGAACCTGAGAAAATAAACAGCTATGTTGTGCTCCTTAACTTGTATGTTAGCTCTGGTAGACAGGACGACGCCTGCAAGGTAGTTGAAACATTGAAGAGGAAAGGTTTATATATTCGTAACGCTTGTAGCTGGATCACAGTCAAGAAAACGGATCACAGGTTTTTCTTTAAAGATACTTTGCATCCACAAAGTGCTGAAATATACAGGAGGCTAGATACATTAATGAAGGATGTACGAGAAACTGGCTGTGTTGCTGAGGAGAATGAGTTGCTCCCTGATATTCATCCCGAAGAGCAGAAGATATCGAGAGCTTACCACAGTGAAAGACTGGCAATTGCTTTTGGCCTTATCAGCACATCTCCACATACTCCTTTGAGAATTACTCAAAGCCATTGTTTGTGTAGTGACTGCCACAAG CTAATGACTCCAGATGTTTCAAGCCATTCTCTGGAAATTACTTTGATTAATGAGGATAAAGCAGATTGGTCGACCATGATGCTTCAGTGTCTGTGCTACATGCAGGCTTG GTCGCAGCTCATAACACCATTGTAA
- the LOC136501146 gene encoding pentatricopeptide repeat-containing protein At5g50390, chloroplastic-like isoform X3, protein MDLQLAPPPLANLRLLANLRLLANRPKAASACTSTSTATAGPSTSCSSSTEQPLKPRPRLPRQSPAPRPRPSPALCAAIEQHAAAGRHAEALDLFRLARAGAPFTPLPARTYHALLLAAAALREPSAAAAVAWHVESSGFELDLYTHNHVLRTYLECGMLAEARRAFDGMPDRNGVTWGIMMRGLVDRGRPRSALALFREMRAEEAGGDAPTPPRSLVVALRAATSSGSARAGRQLHCCVVKAGACSDDVADWYLACALLDMYSKCGLIDEARRVFDGLPRPHRTSVMAWNSMLAAYVLHGRSEEALELYQEMCRSRVAMDQFTFSTMLGVFSRLGLLEHAKQAHAGLIQRGLPLDIVGNTALVDLYCKWGRMEDARNVFERMPRRNLISWNALIAGYGYHGMGDKAIEMFERLIADGVAPNHVTFLAVLNACRFSGLVDKGKRIFQLMTENLRIKPRAMHYACVIELFGREGLLDEAYSMIRRAPFTPTANMWGALLTASRIHKNMHLAKLAAEQLLAMEPEKINSYVVLLNLYVSSGRQDDACKVVETLKRKGLYIRNACSWITVKKTDHRFFFKDTLHPQSAEIYRRLDTLMKDVRETGCVAEENELLPDIHPEEQKISRAYHSERLAIAFGLISTSPHTPLRITQSHCLCSDCHKVIKFVAKVTKREIVVRDGSRFHHFKLGICSCGDYW, encoded by the coding sequence CCGCGCCGAGGCCCAGGCCCAGCCCCGCCCTCTGCGCCGCCATCGAGCAGCACGCGGCGGCGGGCCGCCACGCGGAGGCGCTCGACCTGTTCCGCCTCGCCCGCGCGGGGGCTCCCTTCACGCCGCTCCCGGCGCGCACCTACCACGCGCtgctgctcgccgccgccgcgctgcggGAGCCCagcgcggccgcggcggtggcctGGCACGTCGAGAGCTCGGGGTTCGAGCTCGACCTGTACACGCACAACCACGTCCTGCGGACGTACCTCGAGTGCGGGATGCTCGCCGAGGCGCGCCGGGCGTTCGACGGGATGCCCGACCGGAACGGCGTCACGTGGGGGATCATGATGCGCGGCCTCGTCGACCGCGGCCGCCCCCGCTCCGCGCTGGCGCTGTTCCGGGAGATGCGGGCGGAGGAGGCCGGCGGGGACGCGCCGACGCCGCCGAGGTCCCTCGTTGTGGCTCTCCGCGCGGCTACATCCTCGGGGTCCGCGCGGGCCGGGCGGCAGCTGCACTGCTGCGTTGTTAAGGCGGGGGCGTGCAGTGACGACGTCGCTGACTGGTACCTGGCGTGCGCACTGCTCGACATGTACAGCAAGTGCGGCTTGATTGATGAGGCGAGGCGGGTGTTTGACGGACTGCCACGGCCTCATCGGACCAGCGTCATGGCGTGGAACTCCATGTTGGCGGCGTATGTGCTCCATGGCCGCAGCGAGGAGGCACTGGAGCTGTACCAAGAAATGTGCAGGAGTCGTGTCGCCATGGACCAGTTCACGTTCTCGACCATGCTAGGGGTGTTCTCTAGGTTGGGGCTGCTGGAGCATGCGAAGCAGGCGCACGCTGGCTTGATCCAGAGAGGACTGCCACTGGACATTGTTGGGAACACGGCACTTGTGGACTTGTATTGCAAATGGGGAAGGATGGAGGACGCGAGGAATGTCTTTGAGAGGATGCCTAGGAGGAACTTGATCTCATGGAACGCTCTGATAGCTGGATACGGCTACCATGGCATGGGAGATAAGGCGATCGAGATGTTCGAGAGGCTGATAGCTGATGGTGTTGCTCCAAACCATGTGACGTTTCTGGCAGTGCTGAATGCGTGTAGGTTTTCAGGCCTTGTTGACAAAGGGAAGAGGATTTTCCAGTTGATGACTGAAAATCTGAGGATCAAACCACGGGCTATGCATTATGCATGTGTTATTGAGCTTTTTGGTAGAGAGGGCCTACTTGATGAAGCCTATTCAATGATAAGAAGAGCACCGTTCACCCCAACTGCAAACATGTGGGGGGCCTTGCTTACTGCTAGCAGGATCCATAAGAACATGCATCTTGCGAAATTAGCTGCCGAGCAGCTATTGGCAATGGAACCTGAGAAAATAAACAGCTATGTTGTGCTCCTTAACTTGTATGTTAGCTCTGGTAGACAGGACGACGCCTGCAAGGTAGTTGAAACATTGAAGAGGAAAGGTTTATATATTCGTAACGCTTGTAGCTGGATCACAGTCAAGAAAACGGATCACAGGTTTTTCTTTAAAGATACTTTGCATCCACAAAGTGCTGAAATATACAGGAGGCTAGATACATTAATGAAGGATGTACGAGAAACTGGCTGTGTTGCTGAGGAGAATGAGTTGCTCCCTGATATTCATCCCGAAGAGCAGAAGATATCGAGAGCTTACCACAGTGAAAGACTGGCAATTGCTTTTGGCCTTATCAGCACATCTCCACATACTCCTTTGAGAATTACTCAAAGCCATTGTTTGTGTAGTGACTGCCACAAGGTAATTAAGTTTGTGGCAAAAGTTACCAAGAGGGAAATTGTTGTAAGGGATGGTAGCAGGTTCCACCACTTTAAACTCGGGATCTGCTCTTGTGGTGACTACTGGTAA
- the LOC136501148 gene encoding protein VASCULATURE COMPLEXITY AND CONNECTIVITY-like, with protein MAKMGAAILVCIVVLALDVTAGILGIEAQAAQNKVKKVTILFIQCEKPVYRAYQLGLAAAVLLVVAHAIANFLGGCACICSQLEFIKASINRKLAATTIILSWIALIAGFSLLLAGAMSNSKSQTSCRFTQGHTLGLGGIMCFVHGGITVAYYVTATAAAHEVP; from the exons ATGGCGAAGATGGGAGCTGCTATTCTGGTCTGCATAGTGGTTTTAGCCCTGGATGTCACAGCTGGCATACTAGGAATTGAGGCACAGGCTGCTCAAAACAAG GTTAAAAAGGTGACAATTCTCTTCATCCAATGCGAGAAACCAGTTTACAGAGCATACCAACTTGGCCTTGCAGCTGCAGTGCTTCTGGTAGTTGCCCACGCGATAGCCAACTTCCTTGGTGGCTGTGCCTGTATCTGCTCTCAGCTGGAGTTCATCAAGGCGTCCATTAATAGGAAACTGGCAGCCACTACCATCATTCTCTCATG GATTGCCCTGATTGCTGGATTCTCGCTGCTGCTCGCCGGTGCCATGTCCAACTCCAAGTCCCAGACATCATGCCGATTCACTCAAGGCCACACTTTGGGCCTTGGAGGGATCATGTGCTTCGTCCACGGCGGTATCACCGTCGCCTACTATGTCACCGCCACTGCCGCAGCGCACGAGGTTCCTTAG
- the LOC136501464 gene encoding protein VASCULATURE COMPLEXITY AND CONNECTIVITY-like, which produces MAKMGAAILVCIVVLALDVTAGILGIEAQAAQNKVKKVTILFIQCEKPVYRAYQLGLAAVLLVVAHAIANFLGGCACICSQLEFIKASINRKLAATTIILSWIALIAGFSLLLAGAMSNSKSQTSCRFTQGHTLGLGGIMCFVHGGITVAYYVTATAAAHEVP; this is translated from the exons ATGGCGAAGATGGGAGCTGCTATTCTGGTCTGCATAGTGGTTTTAGCCCTGGATGTCACAGCTGGCATACTAGGAATTGAGGCACAGGCTGCTCAAAACAAG GTTAAAAAGGTGACAATTCTCTTCATCCAATGCGAGAAACCAGTTTACAGAGCATACCAACTTGGCCTTGCAGCTGTGCTTCTGGTAGTTGCCCACGCGATAGCCAACTTCCTTGGTGGCTGTGCCTGTATCTGCTCTCAGCTGGAGTTCATCAAGGCGTCCATTAATAGGAAACTGGCAGCCACTACCATCATTCTCTCATG GATTGCCCTGATTGCTGGATTCTCGCTGCTGCTCGCCGGTGCCATGTCCAACTCCAAGTCCCAGACATCATGCCGATTCACTCAAGGCCACACTTTGGGCCTTGGAGGGATCATGTGCTTCGTCCACGGCGGTATCACCGTCGCCTACTATGTCACCGCCACTGCCGCAGCGCACGAGGTTCCTTAG